GCGCGGTGGTCGCCGCCACCGGCGGCTTCGGCCGCCCGAAGCGGCCCGCGCCGCCCGGGCTCGACACCTTCACCGGCGCGGCGCTGCACGTCTCGGAGCACCGCGCCCCGGCCCCGTTCGCGGGGCAGCGCGTCGTGGTGGTGGGCGCGGAGAAATCGGCGGTACGGGTGGCGGTCGAGCTCGCGGAGGTGGCGCGGGTAGGCCAGGCGAGCCGGGCTCCGGTGCGCTGGTTCCCGCAGCGGCCGCTCGGAGGGGACCTGCCCTTCCGGCTCGCGGCCACCGGCTTGGACACGGCGCCGCTCGGCGCTACCCACGGCATCCGGCGACGGTGGCGGTCGTCGACGGCGGCCGCTACCGCGCAGCCCCCGCCGCCGGCCGGCCGGACCGGCGCCCCTTGTTCACCCGCGTCGACGGACCCGTCGTCACGTCGACGCGTGGCAGCGCGGCCTGTCGTCCGCGTCTCCCCGTGGAGTCGGCCGCGACGCCCGGCGTGCCGCCGTCCGTCCGGCGCGCGAGCTGCGCCCTTCCCGACCCCGCGACCTTTGCTTCGACGTATGTCAACATAGACGTATGCCGAACGTGAAGGTGTTGCCGCTGCTTGAGCCCACCGTCGAACCGTGCTGCCCGCCGCTCACCGAGCGACCTCTGACGGCCGAGGAGGCCGAGCGGACCGCCCTCATGTTCAAGGCGCTCGGCGACCCCGTACGGCTGCGTCTGTTCTCTGCGGTGGCCTCGCACGAGGGCGGCGAGGCGTGCGTGTGCGACATCTCCGACGTCGGCGTCTCCCAGCCCACGGTCTCCCACCACCTGAAGAAGCTGAAGGAGGCCGGCCTGCTCACCTCCGAGCGGCGCGGGACCTGGGTGTACTACCGGGTGGAGCCGGGGGTTCTGGCGGCGATGGGGCAGTTGTTGAGCCCGACCGCGGCCGAGGCGTGAGCGAAGCCCGCCCCTTCTGTCAGCGGCCCGTCGCATGAGGGCGGCATGGCCGACGATGTCGTCGGGGCGCGATCCGAGATCGCCAGGTGTCCGACGCCGACGACGACGCACTCGCCGTCCGTCCCCGACGTGATCGGCTTCCCCCTGGAGACCCGCGGCTCCGGCGACGAGATCATCGCGAGCGCGCAGGTGGTCGAGCAGATCGTGGATCGGGTCCTTCCCGCCTGGCGTCCCCCTGTTCCGTGTCGGAGAACAGCACCTTTCTGAACCGCCGGCGTCAGCACCGAGAAGCAGCTCAGCGAGCCGATGTCGCTCTTCGACGGGACGCAGAGGTGGCAGAGCGGTCGCTTCCGGGAGGCGGCATCGGCGGCCGGTGCGTCCGAGGGCGCCGACCGTCACGGTCGACGCCCCCAGGGAGTCGCGGCGAGAGCTCCTGTCTCAGGACAGCGCGCCCACGAACCCCGCCAGACGTCCGAGCGCCTCGTCGAGTTGCTCGGGCGGCACCGTGTACGAGATGCGGACGTGGTCCGGAGCCGCGAAGTCGGCGCCGGGGACGACCGCCACCTGAGCCTCGGCCAAGAGGAGTGCGGCGAAGTCGGCGGCCGAGGTGACGGTACGGCCGGCGCATGCCTTCCCGTACAGGCCGGTGACGTCGGCGAGGAGGAAGAAGGCGCCCTCGGGGTCGCCGTCGACCCGCAGGCCGGGGACGTCGCCGATCGCCTTGACGGTCGCGAGGCGGCGGGCGTCGAGCGCGGAGCGGCGGCGCTCCAGTTCGGCGCCGAGGTCGGCCGTCAGCGCGCCGAGGGCCGCCCGCTGGGCGATGGAGGACGGGGCCGAGGCGGTGTGGCTCTGCAGGGCCGTGACGGTGGAGGCCAGTTCGGCCGAGGCGGCGAGCCAGCCGATGCGCCAGCCGGTCATGGCGAAGGTCTTGGAGACGCCGCCGACGGTGACGGTGCGGGCGGCGATCTCGGCGCCCAGCGCCGCCACGGAGGCGAAGCGGGCGTCGCCGAAGACCCAGTGCTCGCAGATCTCGTCGCTGACGATGACGAGGTCGTGCTCCACGGCCACTTCGGCCAGGGCGGCCAGTTCGTAGCGGCTGTAGACGACGCCGGAGGGGTTGGCGGGGCTGTTGAGGAGCAGGACCCGCGTGCGGTCGGTGATCGCCTCCCGCACCTGTTCGGGCGTGACCTTCAGGCCGGCGCCGGGGGCGGGCCGGACGGGGATCAGGGTTCCGCCGGCCAGGGCGATGAGGTGGGGGTAGCTGACCCAGTACGGGGCCGGGACGAGCACCTCGTCGCCCGGGTCGAGCAGGGCGGTGAAGGCGTGGTGGAGGGCCTGCTTGGCGCCGGCCGTCACGACGACCCGGGACGCCTCGTACGCCGTGCCGTGGCGGTTGAGGTGGGCGGCGATCGCCGCGCGGAGTTCGGGGACTCCCGCCGCCGGGGTGTAGCGGGTGAAGTCCTCGGCGATGGCCTGCTCCGCCGCGCGCGCGGCGGGTTCGACGGTCGGGAACGCCGGTTCGCCGCTGGTCAGGTTGATGACGTCGGCACCCGCGGCGACGAGCGCCTTGGCGTGGGCATCGAGCGCGGCGGTGGCCGAGGGCGGGACGGCGGCGGCGCGCGCGGAGGGACGGAGCGGGTTCACTGGGGTTCCCTACGGGTCAGAGGCGGACGGCGAGGTGGGTGAGCGTGGCCTCGTGGCCACGCCGGAGGGCCGCCGCCCGGGCGCCCCGGTCGACGACCTCCACGCAGCCGTCGCAGAACCGCACGTCGGCCGGGCGCGAGGGGCGGCGGGCGGCGCTCAGCCGGCGGAGGGAGGCGAGAAGAGACGACATGACGCGACCTCGATTCATAGACGGTTATCTATGGGATGAGTATGACGCGATCCATAGATGAGAGTCAATGGATCGACCGTGCCGGTCCGGGAAGCGGTCGACTCTGGACGCGACCCGTCGCCATCGGCCACATTGGGCCGCATGATCGAGCCCTTGACCACCGAGACGCCGTCCGGATCGTGCTGCTCCGCCCCCATGACACCGGATCAGGCGGAGGAGCTGTCGGTCATGTTCAAGGCACTGGCGGATCCGGTGCGCCTGCGGATCGCCAGCATCGTGGCCTGTTGCCCGGCGGGCGAGGTGTGCGTGGGCGAGATCGCCGCCGAGTTCGAGCTGACCGGACCGACCATCAGCCACCACCTCCGCAAGCTGCGCGAGGCCGGCATCCTCGCCTCGGAACGGCGCGCGAACGAGGTCTACTACTTCGTCCGCCCGGAGCGGATCGAGCACCTGATGGGCCCACTGGCGGGCATGCGGAGCACAGCCCGTACGCCTTCGCGCTGCTGAGGACGCGAAAGAACGGCTGCGGCCCGCCCCCGAGCCTGGGGGGCGGGCCGTTGCCGTCTTGCATGTGCTGGTGGTGTCCACGGTGCCGCCGAGTGACGGCACGCGAGGGTCAGAGCCAGATGGGGGCCGTGTAGCCGAGGACGATCGCACCGGTGAAGAGGATGCCCACGACCAGGGCGACGACGCGCCAGCGGGCGATGAGGAGCATGCCGCTGATGGCGCCGATGCTGGTGCCCGCGCCGGTCATGAGGAAGGCGAGCGCCGGGCCCGGGCCCATGCCGCCCTGCATCAGGGTGGCGACGAGCGGGAGCGAGCCGTCGGAGTTCAGGTAGACCGGGATGCCGATGAGGGCGGCGACCGGGACCGCGAAGATGTTGCCGTCGCCGAGGAACCCGGTGAGGTAGTGCGTGGGGATCGAGTTGATGAGCAGGAAGCCGAGGGTGGCGAAGCCCAGGAAGTAGAGGGCGAGGCGCTTGACGTTGACCTTCAGCTCCTCTCCGAACTCCTTCAGCTTCAGGCGCTCCACGACGCCGGCCGGGGCGGGGGCGGGGGCGGGCTTCGTGACGACCGGGCGGGTGAGCAGGGCCGTACGGGCCAGACCGCCGCCACCGGCGGGGACACCACCACCGGCCGAGACGCCACCTCCGGAGCCCTCGGGGTCCTCCTCGCCACTGCAGCAGCTCTCGGACGCCTTCTCCTCCGCCTGGTTGGCGGTGAGACGCGCCTGGCCCTCCAGCCAGCCGGTCTTCTCGATCAGCCAGGTGACGACACCGGCGAAGACGCCGAGGACCATCGCGGCCACGAAGAAGGTGGTGGCGAAGTCGAAGCCGAAGAGCCCGGTGGACAGCACGTACTCCTCGGGGCTGGTCAGCGGCGAGGCCACCATGAAGGTGACCACCGGGGCCCACGGCACGCTGGAGGCGAGCGCCCCGAGCACCACCGCGGTCGTGCCGCAGGAGCAGAAGGGGGTGAGGGTCGCCAGGACGATCGCACCGAGCACCGCGACCGCGGTCTTGCGCCGCATCCACGCCGACAGGCGGTCCGCTCCGACGTAGACGGGGATGGCCGAGGCCAGGACCACACTGATCAGCAGGAACGGCCAGTTGGCGGAGAGGGAGTGGCCGACATCCTGGGCGGTGCGCCACAGAACGTCGAGGACGGTGTCGATCACGGGGGGCTCCAGCAATTCATAGACGGCTGTCGATGGGTCAGACTCTGCCGGAACCCATAGATGACTGTCAATGCATCTCGGGAACAATTCATAGACGGCCATCGTTGAGTCCGGTATGCCCACGTCGATCTCGGAGCTGTGCTGCTCCCCCGTGCTCGCCGGCCCGCTCACGCCCGAGGCCGCCGACGATCTCGCGACCGCCCTGAAGGTGGTCGCCGACGCCACCCGCCTGCGCCTGCTCGGCCTGATCCGCACCCAGCCGAGCGGCGAGGCGTGCACCTGCGACCTCACCGAGCCCCTCGGCCTCACCCAGCCGACCGTCACGCACCACCTGCGGGTGCTGTACGAGGCCGGGTTCCTGGAGCGCGAGAAGCGCGGGCGCCAGACCTACTACCGGATCGCCCCGGAGAGCATGAGCGTGCTCTGCCAGGCACTGGACCCCTCACCCCAGCTGCTCGCCGCAGGCTGAGCGGCCTCGGCAACACCCCTTCCCCGAGGGCCGGTTCATGCGCGCGCCATGCGCGGGCGAACCGGCCCTTCGGCATCTCCAGGCAGGTGGGTGCCGGACGCGTTTCCTGCCACCGGTGATCCCTTCCACACCCTGGGTGAGCTCGGACAGACTCATGAACACCGGAAGGGCGACAAGCCCCCGGGACACCGGGAACGGCCACCGAGGCCGCCGGCCGACAAAAAAGCCACCGTCATCGCCAGGGGAGAGCCATGTCTGTTTCGCGTACCTCGATGCGTCTCGCCACCGCCGCACTCGTCGCCGTGATCGGACTGGGTGCCACCTCGACCCTGGGCGCCGGCGCCGTCCCCGCCCTCGCCGGAGCGGGCTGGGACACGGCCCCCACCGCGCCCACCGACTCCACGGACGGCGCGGGCTGGGACGTGGCCCCGACCGTCGTCCTCGCCTCCTCCATCGACGGCGCGGGCTGGGACGTGGCGCCCACCACGACGAACGACGGCTCCGACGGCGCCGGCTGGGACGTGGCCCCCACCACGACGAACGACGGCTCCGACGGCGCCGGCTGGGACGTGGCCCCCACCACGACGAACGACGGCTCCGACGGCGCCGGCTGGGACGTGGCCCCGACCGACCCCTCCACCGACGGCGCCGGCTGGGACTGACCCACGCCCCTCGTCCTTCCCGCCGGGCACCCCACCCCGTATCCCCCGCGCACCGCTGACCCCACGAGGAGAGCACCCCCATGAGCACCACCTGCTGCAGCACCACCGCCGAGGAGCCGGCACCGGCCCTCCCGGTCGTCGAGACCCCTTCCTCCGGCTGCTGCTCGATCCCCGAGCCGGCCGGGAAGGCCGCCGAAGAGGAGGCGTCCTCCTGCTGCGGCACCGAGAAGCCCGAGCCCGTCGAGGCGTCCGGATGCTGTGACGCCCCGGCCGCCGAGCCCGAGCCCGCCGCGTCCGGATGCTGCGGTCCGCAGGAGGAGCGGGCCGAACCCGCCGAGGTGCGCACCGGCCTCTCCCTGGACGACGCGATCGCGGCGCTCGGCGGCGGCGTCCCGCAGGCCACCGACCCCACCCCGTACGCACAGGTGGACTGGCTGCGGGCGACCGAGGCGAGCCTGCAGGGCGCCAAGGCGTGGCACACCGTCGCCGACCGCGGCGAGGGCGACATCGCCTTCCTCCCGGGGTACGTCTTCGACGTCGACCCGATCGTGGACGCCGACCCCCGTACGCTGCTGGGCTGGCAGCCGAAGGACGGCACCTCGGCCTGCTGCTCGGCCACCACCTCCTGCTGCGAGTCCGCCACCGACGCCGTCGAGGCCCTGGGCACCGACGCGTTCTTCCCCTCGCTGCTGCTCGGCTCGCCGCTCGGCTACCGCTCCGAGGCGACCGCGTCCGTCGAGGACCCGCTGCTCGTCGCCGACCTGGTCGACCGCGTCGTCCCGGCCGCCATGGAGGCCGGCATCCGCTCGATCACCGCCCCGTGGCTGCACGACAGCGCGTACAGCGACGTCCTCGCCCTGGCGCTCCAGGCGTACGGCGGCGACATCGCCTTCCACGGCGAGAACAACCTGCTCGACCTCCAGCACGACAGTTACGACGCCTACCTCGCCTCGCTCCCCTCCCGTAAGCGCCGCCGCGTGAAGGAGGACCGCGAGCGCGCGGACGACTCCGGCACCCGCATCGAGCGCAAGGACCGCGAGGAGCTGCGCCCGCTGATCGGCCGGATCACCGAGCTCGTCACGCAGAACCGCCAGAAGTACGAGGGTGGCGAGGACGAGGCGCACATCGGCGCCCTGCTGACCGCGCTCGTCGAGGGCGGCGCCGACATCCGCGCGTACCTGGTCCACAAGGACGACGCCGTGGTCGCGGCCTCGGTGATGGTCCGGCGGGGCAAGCGGCTGTTCGTGAAGTGGGCCGGCTTCGACTACGAGGCGCTGGGCGAGCGCAGCGGCGTCTACTTCGAGATCGCGCTCGACCGTCCGCTGCGCGACGCCTTCGCCGAGGGCATCACCGCGATCGAGGCGGGCCCGGGCGCGGACGAGGCCAAGCGGCTGCGCGGCTTCCGTCCGGGGCAGATCCGCTCGGTCGTCCTGGTCGCCGACTCCACGCTCCGGCCGAAGGTCGCCGAGCTGCACGCCGCCTACGGCCAGGCCCGCCGCGAGACGCTCGGTGCGGCCGGGGAAGCTGCGCCGACGACGGCGATCGGTCGTCTGAAGGCGAAGCTGCTCGGCAGCACCGCCTACGAGCCGATCAAGCCTCTCCAGCCCGAGGGCGGCTGCTGCGGCTGACCCGCGGAATCGGTCCTCTCCTCACCGCAACTCCATAGAACCGGTCCGGTGCCTCGCGCAC
The Streptomyces roseofulvus genome window above contains:
- a CDS encoding GNAT family N-acetyltransferase, with the translated sequence MSTTCCSTTAEEPAPALPVVETPSSGCCSIPEPAGKAAEEEASSCCGTEKPEPVEASGCCDAPAAEPEPAASGCCGPQEERAEPAEVRTGLSLDDAIAALGGGVPQATDPTPYAQVDWLRATEASLQGAKAWHTVADRGEGDIAFLPGYVFDVDPIVDADPRTLLGWQPKDGTSACCSATTSCCESATDAVEALGTDAFFPSLLLGSPLGYRSEATASVEDPLLVADLVDRVVPAAMEAGIRSITAPWLHDSAYSDVLALALQAYGGDIAFHGENNLLDLQHDSYDAYLASLPSRKRRRVKEDRERADDSGTRIERKDREELRPLIGRITELVTQNRQKYEGGEDEAHIGALLTALVEGGADIRAYLVHKDDAVVAASVMVRRGKRLFVKWAGFDYEALGERSGVYFEIALDRPLRDAFAEGITAIEAGPGADEAKRLRGFRPGQIRSVVLVADSTLRPKVAELHAAYGQARRETLGAAGEAAPTTAIGRLKAKLLGSTAYEPIKPLQPEGGCCG
- a CDS encoding metalloregulator ArsR/SmtB family transcription factor; translation: MIEPLTTETPSGSCCSAPMTPDQAEELSVMFKALADPVRLRIASIVACCPAGEVCVGEIAAEFELTGPTISHHLRKLREAGILASERRANEVYYFVRPERIEHLMGPLAGMRSTARTPSRC
- a CDS encoding metalloregulator ArsR/SmtB family transcription factor, yielding MPTSISELCCSPVLAGPLTPEAADDLATALKVVADATRLRLLGLIRTQPSGEACTCDLTEPLGLTQPTVTHHLRVLYEAGFLEREKRGRQTYYRIAPESMSVLCQALDPSPQLLAAG
- a CDS encoding metalloregulator ArsR/SmtB family transcription factor gives rise to the protein MPNVKVLPLLEPTVEPCCPPLTERPLTAEEAERTALMFKALGDPVRLRLFSAVASHEGGEACVCDISDVGVSQPTVSHHLKKLKEAGLLTSERRGTWVYYRVEPGVLAAMGQLLSPTAAEA
- a CDS encoding NAD(P)-binding domain-containing protein, giving the protein MEHVDVAVIGAGRSHPVLARPVQLASGVALRRRRGDPDRYPPRDEGVAYLTRYAERPGADLRTGHRVTAVRPAGEGSALDLDSGRTPGAGAVVAATGGFGRPKRPAPPGLDTFTGAALHVSEHRAPAPFAGQRVVVVGAEKSAVRVAVELAEVARVGQASRAPVRWFPQRPLGGDLPFRLAATGLDTAPLGATHGIRRRWRSSTAAATAQPPPPAGRTGAPCSPASTDPSSRRRVAARPVVRVSPWSRPRRPACRRPSGARAAPFPTPRPLLRRMST
- a CDS encoding permease, which gives rise to MIDTVLDVLWRTAQDVGHSLSANWPFLLISVVLASAIPVYVGADRLSAWMRRKTAVAVLGAIVLATLTPFCSCGTTAVVLGALASSVPWAPVVTFMVASPLTSPEEYVLSTGLFGFDFATTFFVAAMVLGVFAGVVTWLIEKTGWLEGQARLTANQAEEKASESCCSGEEDPEGSGGGVSAGGGVPAGGGGLARTALLTRPVVTKPAPAPAPAGVVERLKLKEFGEELKVNVKRLALYFLGFATLGFLLINSIPTHYLTGFLGDGNIFAVPVAALIGIPVYLNSDGSLPLVATLMQGGMGPGPALAFLMTGAGTSIGAISGMLLIARWRVVALVVGILFTGAIVLGYTAPIWL
- a CDS encoding pyridoxal phosphate-dependent aminotransferase, which produces MNPLRPSARAAAVPPSATAALDAHAKALVAAGADVINLTSGEPAFPTVEPAARAAEQAIAEDFTRYTPAAGVPELRAAIAAHLNRHGTAYEASRVVVTAGAKQALHHAFTALLDPGDEVLVPAPYWVSYPHLIALAGGTLIPVRPAPGAGLKVTPEQVREAITDRTRVLLLNSPANPSGVVYSRYELAALAEVAVEHDLVIVSDEICEHWVFGDARFASVAALGAEIAARTVTVGGVSKTFAMTGWRIGWLAASAELASTVTALQSHTASAPSSIAQRAALGALTADLGAELERRRSALDARRLATVKAIGDVPGLRVDGDPEGAFFLLADVTGLYGKACAGRTVTSAADFAALLLAEAQVAVVPGADFAAPDHVRISYTVPPEQLDEALGRLAGFVGALS